CGCTATCTCCCCTACCTCCTCTTCtccacttctgtttttaaaattatgagtTTGATGGTCTCTTTCCAAGGCTTTTCTTTgacctttgtatttttctttctcagttttgtgCCTGCTCTCAAGCGCCTGAGTTTGGGTCTCCTGTTTCTAGTAACCTATACCTTGTCAAGCCTGTACATCTCTGATGAATACCTCCTCTCAGATGATTATATGGTATGTATTCATGTCACAGTTCTCAGGTGTGGAAGAATTCCACTTCTCTGGAGGGCGTTGGATCTACAAAAGgggattattttatattttttttagttttgtctcaATTTAAAATAAGTCAGCAACTAGTAATAAGCCTTTTCACAACTGATTTGGCTTTACTGCCTGTCCTGTGGATTCCATTTGATGCAGAACAGGAAAGTGTTAAGATGAATTGATCCAAATGAAAACTTTTACAAATAGAGAATTAATCTTAGAagctactgggtttttttgtattgaaCCAGTACATGCAAAGAACTAAAGTAACTCGCAAGGTTTACCAGAATCTTTGAGGTTCTTAGAAAACTCTTGACAAGCAATTCCTACCTGCAGATTATCAGTGTTTCTGTGTCAGTATGAATAAATGAGGGTGTAACTTCCGCAAGGATTATGCTAATCCCAGGGTCTTCCCAAAGTAGCTATGAAAGTACAGCCAAATATTACCAAAGGAAGGAGGATGATGTGTGACTTTGTATAAGCCGATAGCCTGGCAGTCCAGTCCCTGTAGGAGTCTCCACACATACATCAGATTAAAACAGAAGACAGTGATGAGATCTCATCTACCTTGTCTCATTATTGCcactctgtttttcatttttattgtatttcactCTTATCTCTGCAGGAGAAGCCTTTCTGGTTCCGTTGTGGTTACATGTTGATCTGGGGAAAAATTATACTCTACAAATACGTAACCTGCTGGCTTGTTACGGTGAGTCTAGATGTCATTCTAGAAACCAAAGACAAATGAACGAAGGTAGAACCTTTGCAGCTACTTAACATGCTCTTGGACGTAGCGCTAAATGGAAGTAATCCAAATTTCTGGAGATCAGTGCAGGTCAATTGAGTTTGCTTTAAGTTAGCAAAGGCTAGACAATTAAAAAGCAGacagtttttaatccattttttccACCTGCAGTGGTGCTTTCCACTCAATGCAGTCAGaccttccccatctccccattttccaaaaaaagaaaaaggggcaaTGTTTTCCTCTCATCTTTCTCGTGAATCTTCTTCCATAGGAAGGTGTCTGCATCCTTGTTGGTCTGGGGTACAATGGGAAGGACGAGAGTGGAAAGCCTTTGTGGGATGCCTGTGCCAACATGAAGGTCTGGCTGTATGAGACAACACCTTTGTTCCAAGGGACCATTGCTTCTTTCAACATCAACACCAATGCCTGGGTGGCCCGGTGAGCAGGACAAAATCCTCCTTCTGTAGCGTGTCAGTAACGTCTGTGTCAACAGAACCAAGATCTTAGGCTGAGAGGGAGCACTGGAGGAACAATCTGCCAGTTCTCAGTTCTTacactctttctttcttccatgttttgcTGCTGTCCCATTTGAAACAGGCTACTGGGTTAGACAGATGTTTTAATTCAATCTAAAAGGGCCATTCATTAATACGGGCAAGCAGTTGATGGCAGCAGGAAGGCAGAAGCTAGAACGGGACTAGAGTGAGCCCTTTGGCCTGCCTGGTCCAACAGCCGCAGAACTGCTCCATCAGCTGGTCCCCACATCATGCCTCCTGATGCTCCCTGTGCAGTGACTCAGACAGGTTTTGGTTCAGCACTTGCTGGGACACACAACTGAGCTCTAAAGTCCCTTCGTTTCTCATTGTTGGATGAGACACTTCTCCCAGTTAGCTGGGACTTAAGACAAGGGCTGAGGTACCTGGTATGGGGAGATGTTTGTCACCGCAGGGGTGCGCAAAGGCTTATGGTCCCCGGGCCCTGCACCTCTTGACGTGGAGAGATGGGAGGACAGACAAATAAACTAGAagcactttgtttcttttctgctctagCTACATCTTCAAGCGTCTGAAGTTCCTGGGTAACAAACTGCTGTCACAGGCACTGGCCCTGTTCTTCCTGGCCATTTGGCACGGGCTGCACTCCGGCTACCTGGTGTGCTTTCAGATGGAGTTGCTTATAGTCATCGTTGAAAGACAGGTGCGCTTTGTCTGACTTACCAGGATGGGGTGGCCGGCGTTAGCCTTTCCCCAGGAGTCTGGAAACGGCCACGCTGCAAGCTTTACTTggattaaatatgaaaaataaatagctgcTCGCTTTGGAATTGGTGTTCAAACATGACACCACTGTGTTGTCAGGAGTTCAGTAGGTTGCTGGCTTCTGCATGGGCGAGCCTTAAACGTATTGCAGAAGCTGACAGGAGTGGAGAACTTGGCATACGAGTAGAGGGCAACGTGAAACGCTTGgcagctggaaaagctggaggACAAGCACATGAGCTGAATGCCTCTGCTAAGTCTCCCAGTACTGACAGAACAATATTccatatttaaacttttttttcttaattaaaacatTGAGCAGGATGGGGTACTTAACTACTTTTTTAGACTAACTGCTTACTAAAATTCATTTTACGCAGCTGGATAGATACTTTGGCCCCAGAGTTTGCACATATCGCCAGAGGACAACCAACTGAGGAGAattctgttttttcattaaattaggTCATAAACCTTGTTCGGGACagtcctgccctgagcactttggCCTCCATCACTGTCTTGAAGCCCATCTTCTACGTGCTGCAGCAGGCTAACCACTGGCTGTTCATGGGTTACTCTCTGGTGCCGTTTTGCCTTTTCACCTGGGACAAATGGATGAAGGTATTTAGTAGCTACAACCAGACAACCCACGCAACCAGCCCTTTTCCCCTCCGTCTTCTCTCAAACGTTCTTGGCTCAAAGCTGCTTGTTGATCCCTAACCCCACCTCTCTCTTTACAGGTGTACAGGTCTATTTATTTCTTCGGCCATGTGTTGTTCTTCACCTTATTATTAGTGTTGCCTTACATTCGCAGATTAATTGTGCCAcgaaaagaaaagctaaaaaaagcagaataatagcCAAAAGGTAAGGCTGTACTATGTGGAGAGAATCCCACACTTGGAGCGGGAGGTGAAGTGGGACAGGAAGGTTACATCCCAAGGTGAAAGGCAAACATGAAAACATCCAAAACAAACCCagcacttttctctttttcagattGT
Above is a window of Larus michahellis chromosome 1, bLarMic1.1, whole genome shotgun sequence DNA encoding:
- the LPCAT3 gene encoding LOW QUALITY PROTEIN: lysophospholipid acyltransferase 5 (The sequence of the model RefSeq protein was modified relative to this genomic sequence to represent the inferred CDS: deleted 2 bases in 2 codons), yielding MGAEGAARRAGAVVLVPLPGSRSNRPAGRPGEKMAMAGSGWGLAQVAEALGSSEQALRLIVSILMGYPFALFQRYFLFQRETYLVHLYNVFTGISIAYFNFGTQFFHSLLCVLIQFLILRLMGRTITAVFTTFFFQMTYLMAGYYFTATEHYDIKWTMPHCVLTLKLIGLAIDYYDGGKDPEFLTPEQRRFAVRGVPTLMEVSGFSYFYGAFMVGPQFSMTDYQKLARGEMTDVPGQRPNSFVPALKRLSLGLLFLVTYTLSSLYISDEYLLSDDYMEKPFWFRCGYMLIWGKIILYKYVTCWLVTEGVCILVGLGYNGKDESGKPLWDACANMKVWLYETTPLFQGTIASFNINTNAWVARYIFKRLKFLGNKLLSQALALFFLAIWHGLHSGYLVCFQMELLIVIVERQVINLVRDSPALSTLASITVLKPIFYVLQQANHWLFMGYSLVPFCLFTWDKWMKVYRSIYFFGHVLFFTLLLVLPYIRRLIVPRKEKLKKAE